From one Lotus japonicus ecotype B-129 chromosome 3, LjGifu_v1.2 genomic stretch:
- the LOC130749564 gene encoding probable inactive poly [ADP-ribose] polymerase SRO1 isoform X1 has protein sequence MHNHVSLVPVQRKLDLDFVKNMFLTGMSIFESTDFEILGTYQCSGASMQARFELFRAQAKITKEFHGEANIRYAWLPFSKGELSKMMEYGLGHCTLCATKCTYNGGVNLAAVTCPYASACYCDIDESGVRHLILCRVIMGSMEVLYPSIGTDTSLFQPNSSQYDNGVDDIQCPRYYTVWNMNINTHIYPEFIVNFKVYGDAKGHFCGIVGENNDSYSNSSRVNSASHTFGDQLQLTSSMDNGTNGVSSTPQIPKSHWLPFHMLIVAISDKIPTSDMSLIQAYYELYKAKQISRHDFVKELRLIVGDAILKDTITSL, from the exons ATGCACAATCATGTGAGTTTAGTGCCTGTACAAAGAAAACTGGATTTGGATTTTGTAAAAAATATGTTCCTAACGGGAATGAGTATTTTTGAAAGTACTGACTTTGAGATTCTAGGGACATACCAATGTTCAGGCGCATCAATGCAAGCACGATTCGAGTTATTCCGAGCACAAGCTAAAATTACAAAAGAATTTCATGGGGAGGCTAATATTCGATATGCTTGGCTTCCTTTTTCAAAAGGAGAACTATCTAAAATGATGGAGTATGGACTTGGGCATTGTACACTATGTGCGACCAAATGCACATACAATGGCGGTGTTAATCTTGCAGCTGTTACATGCCCTTATGCTAG TGCTTGTTACTGTGATATTGATGAAAGTGGTGTTCGACACTTGATCCTTTGTCGTGTAATAATGGGGAGTATGGAAGTTCTTTATCCAAGCATTGGCACTGACACCAGTCTGTTTCAACCAAATAGCTCTCAATATGATAATGGGGTGGATGACATTCAATGTCCAAGATACTATACAGTATGGAATATGAATATAAATACTCACATTTACCCAGAGTTTATCGTTAATTTTAAGGTTTACGGGGATGCTAAAG GACATTTCTGTGGAATCGTGGGGGAGAATAATGATTCATATAGTAATTCTTCAAGGGTCAATTCAGCTAGTCATACTTTTGGTGACCAATTACAGCTAACCTCTTCAATGGATAAT GGAACTAATGGAGTTTCTAGCACACCACAAATTCCTAAATCTCATTGGCTTCCTTTTCACATGCTTATTGTTGCTATCAGTGACAAGATTCCTACTAGTGATATGAGCCTTATCCAAGCATATTATGAACTATATAAG GCAAAGCAGATTTCTCGCcatgattttgtgaaggagttAAGGTTGATAGTTGGAGATGCAATATTGAAAGATACAATAACAAGTCTTTAA
- the LOC130749564 gene encoding inactive poly [ADP-ribose] polymerase RCD1-like isoform X2: MQARFELFRAQAKITKEFHGEANIRYAWLPFSKGELSKMMEYGLGHCTLCATKCTYNGGVNLAAVTCPYASACYCDIDESGVRHLILCRVIMGSMEVLYPSIGTDTSLFQPNSSQYDNGVDDIQCPRYYTVWNMNINTHIYPEFIVNFKVYGDAKGHFCGIVGENNDSYSNSSRVNSASHTFGDQLQLTSSMDNGTNGVSSTPQIPKSHWLPFHMLIVAISDKIPTSDMSLIQAYYELYKAKQISRHDFVKELRLIVGDAILKDTITSL, encoded by the exons ATGCAAGCACGATTCGAGTTATTCCGAGCACAAGCTAAAATTACAAAAGAATTTCATGGGGAGGCTAATATTCGATATGCTTGGCTTCCTTTTTCAAAAGGAGAACTATCTAAAATGATGGAGTATGGACTTGGGCATTGTACACTATGTGCGACCAAATGCACATACAATGGCGGTGTTAATCTTGCAGCTGTTACATGCCCTTATGCTAG TGCTTGTTACTGTGATATTGATGAAAGTGGTGTTCGACACTTGATCCTTTGTCGTGTAATAATGGGGAGTATGGAAGTTCTTTATCCAAGCATTGGCACTGACACCAGTCTGTTTCAACCAAATAGCTCTCAATATGATAATGGGGTGGATGACATTCAATGTCCAAGATACTATACAGTATGGAATATGAATATAAATACTCACATTTACCCAGAGTTTATCGTTAATTTTAAGGTTTACGGGGATGCTAAAG GACATTTCTGTGGAATCGTGGGGGAGAATAATGATTCATATAGTAATTCTTCAAGGGTCAATTCAGCTAGTCATACTTTTGGTGACCAATTACAGCTAACCTCTTCAATGGATAAT GGAACTAATGGAGTTTCTAGCACACCACAAATTCCTAAATCTCATTGGCTTCCTTTTCACATGCTTATTGTTGCTATCAGTGACAAGATTCCTACTAGTGATATGAGCCTTATCCAAGCATATTATGAACTATATAAG GCAAAGCAGATTTCTCGCcatgattttgtgaaggagttAAGGTTGATAGTTGGAGATGCAATATTGAAAGATACAATAACAAGTCTTTAA
- the LOC130742665 gene encoding ESCRT-related protein CHMP1B-like produces the protein MGGSAEKLMNQIMELKFTSKSLQRQARKCEKEEKSEKLKVKKAIEKGNMDGARIYAENAIRKRTEQMNYLRLSSRLDAVVARLDTQAKMNTISKSMGNIVKSLESTLATGNLQKMSETMDSFEKQFVNMEVQAEFMESSMAGSTSLSTPEGDVNNLMQQVADDYGLEVSVGLPQAAAHAVPVKEAEKVDEDDLSRRLAELKARG, from the coding sequence ATGGGAGGAAGCGCAGAGAAACTGATGAACCAGATCATGGAACTCAAATTCACCTCAAAATCTCTTCAACGCCAAGCTCGAAAATGCGAGAAGGAAGAGAAATCGGAGAAGCTCAAGGTCAAGAAAGCAATCGAAAAGGGCAACATGGACGGCGCACGAATCTACGCCGAGAACGCCATCCGCAAACGCACCGAGCAGATGAACTACCTCCGCCTCTCCTCCCGCCTCGACGCCGTCGTCGCCCGTCTCGACACCCAGGCCAAGATGAACACCATCAGCAAGTCCATGGGGAACATCGTCAAGTCGCTTGAGTCTACTCTTGCTACTGGGAATCTTCAGAAGATGTCTGAGACTATGGATAGCTTTGAGAAGCAGTTTGTTAATATGGAGGTTCAGGCTGAATTCATGGAGAGTTCCATGGCGGGATCGACTTCGCTGTCTACTCCTGAAGGTGATGTTAACAACCTTATGCAGCAGGTGGCTGATGATTATGGCCTCGAGGTCTCGGTTGGGCTGCCTCAGGCTGCTGCCCACGCGGTTCCGGTTAAGGAAGCTGAAAAGGTTGATGAGGATGATCTTTCCAGGCGCCTCGCGGAGCTTAAGGCCAGAGGTTAA